From a region of the Babylonia areolata isolate BAREFJ2019XMU chromosome 21, ASM4173473v1, whole genome shotgun sequence genome:
- the LOC143295845 gene encoding small nuclear ribonucleoprotein Sm D2-like, whose protein sequence is MAALSAKPKSDMSPEELQAREQEEFNTGPLSVLTQSVKNNTQVLINCRNNKKLLARVKAFDRHCNMVLENVKEMWTEVPKTGKGKKKSKPVNKDRFISKMFLRGDSVILVLKNPLASAK, encoded by the exons AGCTTTATCAGCCAAGCCTAAAAGTGATATGTCTCCTGAGGAGCTTCAGGCCCGGGAACAAGAAGAGTTCAACACAGGTCCATTGTCAGTGCTGACCCAATCtgtgaaaaacaacacacaagtgCTCATCAACTGccgcaacaacaaaaagctgctAGCCAGAGTGAAGGCTTTTGACAG gCATTGCAACATGGTGCTGGAGAATGTGAAGGAGATGTGGACAGAGGTTCCCAAGACAGGCAAAGGCAAGAAGAAGTCTAAACCTGTCAACAAGGATCGTTTCATTTCCAAAATGTTCCTCAGAGGAGATTCTGTGATTTTGGTGCTTAAAAATCCATTGGCATCTGCAAAATAG